Proteins encoded by one window of Dietzia sp. B32:
- the cobA gene encoding uroporphyrinogen-III C-methyltransferase: MTAEKESAGRVVLVGGGPGDPGLMTVAGLDAVRTADVVVTDRLGPVSILDELDPGIEVIDVGKVPFGPATPQEEINRILVEHARRGRTVVRLKGGDSFLFGRGAEEHLACTAAGVPVTVIPGVTSALSVPALAGVPATHRGLSQGVSVISGHVPPGDPQSTLDYGALARSGTTLVLLMAVTNLAAIAAELLAEGLAADTPAVMIENGSTPAQRVLRGTLATIAQQATEAEVEPPAITVIGAVAGLAG; encoded by the coding sequence ATGACGGCTGAGAAGGAGAGCGCGGGCCGGGTGGTTCTGGTCGGCGGCGGGCCGGGGGACCCGGGGCTGATGACCGTGGCCGGCCTCGACGCCGTCCGCACCGCCGACGTGGTGGTGACCGACCGCCTGGGACCGGTGTCGATCCTCGACGAGCTCGACCCGGGCATCGAGGTGATCGACGTGGGCAAGGTGCCCTTCGGTCCGGCGACCCCGCAGGAGGAGATCAACCGGATCCTCGTGGAGCACGCGCGGCGCGGGCGGACCGTCGTCCGACTCAAGGGCGGCGACAGCTTCCTGTTCGGCCGCGGCGCCGAGGAGCACCTCGCGTGCACCGCGGCCGGGGTGCCCGTCACCGTGATCCCGGGCGTCACCTCGGCGCTGTCGGTTCCGGCCCTCGCCGGCGTCCCGGCCACCCACCGCGGACTCTCGCAGGGCGTGTCGGTGATCTCCGGCCATGTCCCGCCGGGCGACCCGCAGTCGACCCTCGACTATGGGGCGCTCGCCCGATCCGGAACCACCCTCGTGCTGCTCATGGCGGTGACGAACCTCGCCGCCATCGCCGCTGAGCTTCTCGCCGAAGGGCTTGCAGCGGATACTCCCGCGGTCATGATCGAGAACGGATCGACCCCGGCGCAGCGGGTCCTGCGCGGGACGCTAGCGACGATCGCGCAGCAGGCGACCGAGGCGGAGGTCGAGCCTCCCGCGATCACCGTGATCGGTGCGGTCGCCGGGTTGGCCGGATAG